TCACCATCGCATGCTATGTCACCAGGCAAGGTGAAATCAGATGTCACACTCATGCCACAGATCTTAACATCCCTTTCCAGATACTGTGATTCTGTGTGCCCAAAAGCATCTGCAGCAACCACAGATATGTTGATGCTTGGATAATCCCCAGTGCTCGTGGTATAATTGAAATCGCAAATCCCATCAGTAGAACTTATCTTTTTGTTGAGGGTCCCATTTATGTAGAGGCTGCAGTTGATTCCCAAATGCAAGGTGGTATCATTCCATTCTGAATATATCTCGATAGTATCACCTACTGAATAATCAGGCTCATCAGATTCTAGGTCCAGATTCACAGGAGCAGACTTGTCAAGAGCAGCATATATGGTCTTTTGTGTCTCTGCCTTGCCTGCATTGTTGACGCTGTAGAAATCAAGCGAATGATTCCCATCTGTTGTGATTGGTAATATTGTCGGATTCTCTGTGCTCTTTTGCCAAGCACCACCATCAACGCTGTAATTAGTGTAATCTATGCCAGTCACACCCTGATCAGTAGCATTCAAAGTGACATTGAAGTCAGCAGTCTGCCATCCTGGTATATAATATGCCTGTGTGTAAGGGACTGATGTGTCGACAAGGAAACTGATATTCCCTGTCACATTTTTACCAGGATAATCCCCACCATAATCCCATGCAATAACATAAAGGTTGTGATTACCATCACCGAGGTTCACATCTGTGAAATTGCATATGGTAATCTCTGGCTGACCATCTACACCGTAGCAGTCAGTCTCATTTATTATTGCAAGCAATTCCCCGTCAAGGTAAGGCATTATATTGCTAATAGGAGTGCCTGTGCCATTGAGCTCAAACCAGACCTGGGTAACATTCTCTGAGTAAATTGAATTATTGGTCGGGAATTCAAATGAAAGTGTAGGACTCACATTATCAGTCAATGTATAACCTGAGAAGCCATACACATCAAAAGTAAGATTCCCAGTGATGTTGACAGGGAAATTCACTGGGTCAAAATAAAGATCATCATAACCCACAACATAGGTCACAGAACCACTATCAAAACCAGCTGCACCACCATCCGGGATAATCACAGGCGTCTCGGTGAATGGCAAGTGGAACATTGATATTGATGTGTTAGTGTCCAGCTCCCCAAAGAATGTTGTGTTAACATATATATACCCATCACCAAAGCTGTAAGGGATCGGAAGCTCCATATCCAGAGCTGCAGGGAGACCCATCAATCTGAAAGCTATTGACTCATCCTCAAAATCCAGTGATGCAAATTCAAGCAGAATGAAAGTCGTGAATGTCTCAGGACCCCAGAATCCCCCATTCATGCAGGAAAGATTGGCCTGAATCTCCAATACAAGATTGACGTCAGTGAAATCTGTGACTTGATTCAGATCTGTGGTGGCAGGACCAAACTGCAAGCAAGGCTCGCCTTCCATCTCGAACACACCAAGGTCATGGATGAGCACAGCAGAGAATGCAGGATTGCAGGTCTCATTATAAGGGTAGGTTCCAAGCATTGACCAGTCAACATCACAGATGCAGTCAGCTGAATCAGCGCAAGAATCATCTGAATTATTATACATGTTGTTCTCGTTACCAAAAGCATCAATGGCAAAAATCATCAAGCTGCCAGACTGAACAGGGCTCTGAGGATCATCTGGAATCAAATCAAGCTCATCAAATTCTCCTAGAGTGCAGTTTCCATAAAATAGATCCCCACCCAAATGGGTCAGATTGAAGATCTCATCACAGTCGCTGTTAGGCAGATTTGTCATTGGATTCCCATCCATACCCATCATCTGAGCCTGGACCAATCCAACAAGAATATCATCAGTCACATTTACCAAGACATGGACAGTATTATCATCAGGACTGAAGAAGAAATCAGGATTATCTAATATATCATGCGGCTCTGGGATGGTCTCATTCTCACCAGGATTCCAGTGATCGATCACAGTCCTCCAAGCAAAGTGCACATCAGGCCTTGTGAAGTCAGCCCACACAGTGAAGTTACTCTCATCTGTTGCAGGTGTATTATTCACATATGCTGTGGCTGTGAAGATGTTCTCACCTTCAGACATCATGCTCTTGTTCATCAGACAGTTCAGATAGAAATCACCCTTACCAAAATCAAACATCATAGGAGCAGGATCAGGCCATCCGATGCAGACACCATCATGTGTCAGATTGACAAGATAAATTCCGTTGCTTGAAGCATTGACATAAAAAGTTAAGTTATAAGGCTGATCCATGGAATTACCGATGCCAACCCAAGTCTCATTCTCGAAGAACTCTCCAAACTCGTCTTCTCCATCGAAATAGGTTATATCAACAAAGGCACAGACAGGGGGTGATGAATAGGTTTCCCAGCCATATGACATGTTGTACGCAAAGCTGTCAGTCACATTATCATTATCTGAATCTGTACCGGGAACAAAGGTCGGACAGGAAGCGTGACCCCAGAAATTACCCTCAGAGCCATTAGAAAGCTCAATCTGGGATACAGAGGTCACCTGCCAGTTGGTGTTATCATATATATTATTGTGGAATATCAGCATGTCTGTAACTGAATTGCCAATATTAAGCCCATTCACATTATTGTATAATGTATTGTTCATGATGGTGGAGTATGTGACAGAATCAACATAGATTCCGTTGCTTCCACAGTCATGGACGATATTGTGCTCAATGAAACCATTAATCGCATAGGAGACAAAAATCCCATTATTTGACATATTATAAATGGTGTTGCCCTGGATCATATCCCCAGAATATGAATCATACAAATTAATCCCATTGGTGCCGTCAAAAATCTCATTGTTTATTAACCTAATCCAGTTCGCTGACTGTCTTGAGAAGATCCCGTCATTACTCAGATCTTGGATTATGCAGGATTCAACTGTCAGATAATCACCGCTGTCTGCCATCGGATCATCATTGTTGATCCCATAATCGAAAGTGCTTATTGTGCAGTTCCTTATCGTCACATTATCAGATCCCGGCAAGACCGAGATCCCGTTCCCTGAATAAGACCCATCCCCAGTCAATGAGTGACCTGCGCAGTCAACAACAAGATCGCTGCCATTTATGCTCAAAGCAGTGTCATTGCATCCCAACAAATCATCCTGCAAAACAACTGATGTGATTATCGTCTCGCCACAAACGCACACAGGATAATCATAGTCAAGAGTTGTCATCGCAAAATCTGTGTAATAAGGCAAAAGACTGCCTTTGCTAATGCCCAAATTCGCATTACAGAGATAACCACCCCAGAAATTCAGTGTGGCATTATTGCCGGATCCGCTGATAACATCCAGATCATAAAGTGTGTTGTTGTATAACCAGTTTTGGTGCAGGATATTTGAATTGCCGCTCAAATAGACACCATAATTGTTCAAGCTTGCCGAATTATTGAAGATCGTGTTGCCGCTCGAGCCTGCATCAAGCGAAATCCCCATGTTGTTCCCATTCAGCTGATTATTGGTGATATCATTATTGTTACAGGATGAAGCTGAACCAAGGTAAATGCCGCTCTGCCCGTTGTTATCTGCAATATTATTCTCAATTAGGTTGTTATTAGAACCATCGCGCAAGATAATCCCTTGATTAGCATTCGAGCTCACGATGTTATCCAATATATTACTGTCCGAGCTGGATTTGAATGATATTCCCTCAGTGAAGTTAGTTATGGTACAGTTCTTAATTGTTATATTATCAAAACCAGCGGAATTATTGATACCATAACCTGAACCGCTGCCTGTGATGGAATGACCATTGCAGTCGAGAACTATATTGCTTGCATTTATGACCAAGCCATCACCAAAGCAGGCAAGATCAATTGAAAGGAACCAACTGGATGTGACCTGATCACCACAGGAGATATCGGGTATATTATCAATGCTAAAATTACTATAATCCTGTGAATGGGTGAAGTTAGAGCAGAGACCGCCGTCATCACAGCAGAGAATCAGGAAATCATAGATGCCATCATCCACAACAGAGGTGTTCCAGACATGCCATTCTCCAGCCATGCTGTCATTGATGCTCATGTTGAAAGAGTGATCTGCATTCAGCAGTGAAAGATTGTATGTGACTGCATCTCCGTTAGGATCGATGCATGGAGCCCATGAGATGTTGATCATACCATCATATGTCCCATTCATGGGGCTGAAGAATGATGTCGGTGTCGGAGGCAGAGCAGGCAGGTCAGAGAAAAACATATCCTCGCTCTCGCAGACACTTGAGATGCCATCATCAGCGCAGACTGTAACATTCAGGCCATCGCTAAAGGCGATGTTATTCCTGGCAAAATGCACATGGACATCAGGGCAGCCGGACTGCGAAACAACGCTCCAGCCACTGGAATCACCGCGATACCAGCTGTTGGTATTGTTGCACAAAGACGAAGGCCTATACTGGAGCTCCCAAGCCCTGGACGATACAGCATTCTGGGACTGGGTGGCTACTACCCAGAAATCGCCTGACACATTGATATTTTTTGTCCCGATAGTGCCGTCAGGATTCGTTGAAAGCCTGATAAGATGATGGCTCGAATTTGATGTATGGACATGATGAGGGACAGCGCCAAGAGCAATGCTGCCTACAAGTTCAGCGTCTGCATCAGCGCGCCAGTCGCTCTGGAAATAAGTTGAATCGTGGCCCTGCCCGACAAGATAGACGACAAAACCCTGTGTAGAGCCCGGTTTCTGGTCGACATCAAGCTCGACCCAGAAACTCGTGTTCTCAACCATAGTGAAATTATTCACGAAATGCATGATGTGATAATTCCTCCTGTGGAGATCAATTGGCGACGGAGCATTGTACCAGAAAACATCATCAGATCCAAATGAGATCTGAGGATAGAGGAAATCAGGCCTGAGGAAATCTGACCTGTACAGGATATCAGAGAGGTTATCCATAGGGCCCTGAACAGGATAAGAGGCGCATGAGCCATCAACATAATACTGCCAGCAGAAAGAATCAGGGTTGATGCCTTCTACTGAATAATTGGCTGTAATGTCATGGGATGAGTTGATTGTGGAGTTGATATGATATGAACCGAAAAAGAGTATATCAAGCGCAGGATCCAGCGAAATGCTGGTAATATCCAAATAATGTACAAATGGGTTTATCGAGAAAGGCACAGTGACTGAATCCTCACTCATCGCGCCAAAATCATTGTAGAACTCTGCAGTGTTATTCGAAGTCATGTTATCCAGAGCAGTGAAATTGATGAAAACAATGAATGACTGATTCTCACCCAGACCGGTAAGGTTCCATGCGAGCATACCGATAGTCCTGTTGTCGATCATGAAGGACTCATTGCTCGCAGAAGAGAAATTCAGCACAGCAGGATCAAAATTATCCCTCAGAGAGAAACCCATGAAAGGACCAGACTGATTATTTGTGATGTTGAGCATGAAAGTGACAGTGTCACCGACAGTTATATTGCCTCCGTTCAGCAGAGTCTTGTTCAGGATGAAGAATCCTGCCGGAGGGGCACCCATGTTCAGATAATAATCCTCTGTCTCGCCGTCCTCAAAGCACAAGCCAGGACCAGAGCCGTCATAATTCATGGAAGGTGTCGGAGAAAGAGTCATCCTCATCCACATAGGTCCTGATTCAGGATCAAAAGGGAGGAAAACTGTTGTGTTGAAAGTAAGAGTCACAGGGCTAGCCTGGCCGCCGACATAGACAAGCTGGTTCTGGACAGCCCATTCAGGGGCATCATCAGGGAGATAACATGTGCTGTTATCAGCCCAGTCACCATCCCTGTTCCAGTCAAACCAAGCATTGAAGCTATAGTTGGCATACAAATCATCAATAAGATTCGTTATGGTCACATTGAAGGAGAAGTTTGTAGGAGTGCAATTCATAAGATTCAGAGTCGGATAGAGCAGGCCATCATCAAAGCCGTCCTGGTCAGGGCTGTCGACAGAAGGGTCGATGTTGATCATCATA
This is a stretch of genomic DNA from Candidatus Woesearchaeota archaeon. It encodes these proteins:
- a CDS encoding right-handed parallel beta-helix repeat-containing protein gives rise to the protein MILAILTFVILALSVSSALALEGGVGPCNDSIDNEPDGFTDCADDECLAQVGGPLGQLCEAVETSCSDLFDNDADGFMDCDDPDCWMENTTACPADFGDAPDSSNHFAMPMTAYPPGIIAAYPSVFDFTLGAPYGPCHSGSYLWTWLGDNVTIEADADLMPDQDMMINIDPSVDSPDQDGFDDGLLYPTLNLMNCTPTNFSFNVTITNLIDDLYANYSFNAWFDWNRDGDWADNSTCYLPDDAPEWAVQNQLVYVGGQASPVTLTFNTTVFLPFDPESGPMWMRMTLSPTPSMNYDGSGPGLCFEDGETEDYYLNMGAPPAGFFILNKTLLNGGNITVGDTVTFMLNITNNQSGPFMGFSLRDNFDPAVLNFSSASNESFMIDNRTIGMLAWNLTGLGENQSFIVFINFTALDNMTSNNTAEFYNDFGAMSEDSVTVPFSINPFVHYLDITSISLDPALDILFFGSYHINSTINSSHDITANYSVEGINPDSFCWQYYVDGSCASYPVQGPMDNLSDILYRSDFLRPDFLYPQISFGSDDVFWYNAPSPIDLHRRNYHIMHFVNNFTMVENTSFWVELDVDQKPGSTQGFVVYLVGQGHDSTYFQSDWRADADAELVGSIALGAVPHHVHTSNSSHHLIRLSTNPDGTIGTKNINVSGDFWVVATQSQNAVSSRAWELQYRPSSLCNNTNSWYRGDSSGWSVVSQSGCPDVHVHFARNNIAFSDGLNVTVCADDGISSVCESEDMFFSDLPALPPTPTSFFSPMNGTYDGMINISWAPCIDPNGDAVTYNLSLLNADHSFNMSINDSMAGEWHVWNTSVVDDGIYDFLILCCDDGGLCSNFTHSQDYSNFSIDNIPDISCGDQVTSSWFLSIDLACFGDGLVINASNIVLDCNGHSITGSGSGYGINNSAGFDNITIKNCTITNFTEGISFKSSSDSNILDNIVSSNANQGIILRDGSNNNLIENNIADNNGQSGIYLGSASSCNNNDITNNQLNGNNMGISLDAGSSGNTIFNNSASLNNYGVYLSGNSNILHQNWLYNNTLYDLDVISGSGNNATLNFWGGYLCNANLGISKGSLLPYYTDFAMTTLDYDYPVCVCGETIITSVVLQDDLLGCNDTALSINGSDLVVDCAGHSLTGDGSYSGNGISVLPGSDNVTIRNCTISTFDYGINNDDPMADSGDYLTVESCIIQDLSNDGIFSRQSANWIRLINNEIFDGTNGINLYDSYSGDMIQGNTIYNMSNNGIFVSYAINGFIEHNIVHDCGSNGIYVDSVTYSTIMNNTLYNNVNGLNIGNSVTDMLIFHNNIYDNTNWQVTSVSQIELSNGSEGNFWGHASCPTFVPGTDSDNDNVTDSFAYNMSYGWETYSSPPVCAFVDITYFDGEDEFGEFFENETWVGIGNSMDQPYNLTFYVNASSNGIYLVNLTHDGVCIGWPDPAPMMFDFGKGDFYLNCLMNKSMMSEGENIFTATAYVNNTPATDESNFTVWADFTRPDVHFAWRTVIDHWNPGENETIPEPHDILDNPDFFFSPDDNTVHVLVNVTDDILVGLVQAQMMGMDGNPMTNLPNSDCDEIFNLTHLGGDLFYGNCTLGEFDELDLIPDDPQSPVQSGSLMIFAIDAFGNENNMYNNSDDSCADSADCICDVDWSMLGTYPYNETCNPAFSAVLIHDLGVFEMEGEPCLQFGPATTDLNQVTDFTDVNLVLEIQANLSCMNGGFWGPETFTTFILLEFASLDFEDESIAFRLMGLPAALDMELPIPYSFGDGYIYVNTTFFGELDTNTSISMFHLPFTETPVIIPDGGAAGFDSGSVTYVVGYDDLYFDPVNFPVNITGNLTFDVYGFSGYTLTDNVSPTLSFEFPTNNSIYSENVTQVWFELNGTGTPISNIMPYLDGELLAIINETDCYGVDGQPEITICNFTDVNLGDGNHNLYVIAWDYGGDYPGKNVTGNISFLVDTSVPYTQAYYIPGWQTADFNVTLNATDQGVTGIDYTNYSVDGGAWQKSTENPTILPITTDGNHSLDFYSVNNAGKAETQKTIYAALDKSAPVNLDLESDEPDYSVGDTIEIYSEWNDTTLHLGINCSLYINGTLNKKISSTDGICDFNYTTSTGDYPSINISVVAADAFGHTESQYLERDVKICGMSVTSDFTLPGDIACDGDGLIVDADDIIIDCDGYSITGNAYAQGISIMGNSGITVENCEITNFATGIQVVHSSGNTLQDNYVHDNVGDVTGISFYNVSDSDLIGNNVSFNQRGIRLEASDGNRFNGNFVYNNTASGLYLYDSDNNEITGGEFADNNMMGSGSEAGIYVTYYSDSNTISGIYMHGNRNGAINVMYSDSNMIEHNNIDDNCGDIRQIYAEGVEVLTIRYNNITNGTGYGIQAYGCNELRILNNYIINNANDGIRIRGWGGSDHQISNNLITDNTGNAIFLEDEDNVTVSGNTILRSSSDGVHVLNSEGMTISGNTIEDANIGVYFQNVGFSDVMDNNITEFSSKGILLEGGSTSYNTIESNDITGTNPNTIGIQIMDEYTDVLDNTLDCGIMSNTYGIKIGPGSVGNYLSGNEVSGCYWGFYAGSAGEFDMVEDSYHDNWYGMYMQNLQGTDSSISDSAVYGNCHGATVDGSQLYISDTDFSDNHMNNPECATTGLHLISSHVELENGNLLDNGDYGLLDQISTGSVNWVLTDDVTCRNNDIIILEGYILPLGGSITQQNCTITVAGVVFNNSQQGVIEFPVDTTSGNDSVGNQSYGVEVDIHTGTPYAGDVQISFYNSNPTGSSGYSLAPFGKYVDVTPDNTSMNVTWWILKIWYTDEELAASGFTESSLRIEYFDNDTGAWHIFNPPEGGVNTTNNYVWANITHFSLFGIFGSKPSSSTGGSPMVMKGGSSPLVLKGAVSNTYDINEEFQTGEPVKQTVSSADRVTFMIDNDWHTVQVVKKLNGGVEVQIQSSSFRTVINEGETANFDFNGDDVYDLALTVDRVGWFNFDLTFQKISAKKDDSAGAKPAEPSVAPKEPSEPADKPADKPAEPEAEQQPPAVQEKAPAKKTNMLALWIVLALVLVGIVAAFVMHKKERHPMHHIHKEFEKLKK